Proteins encoded by one window of Cyprinus carpio isolate SPL01 chromosome B6, ASM1834038v1, whole genome shotgun sequence:
- the LOC109058345 gene encoding envoplakin-like, translating into MQKNADTVEKDVLLAEELLLIDADNEKNVRKLQHQKETADLLGRAEGLLKDLFLDMDKAKKMNHPQAGEIENDVSRLHERWLKDCSLYRELYEPLNEVELQPRINWALVLNQKQKEASKEEYGPTLADLKKQIAAHNILHKEIESYNNQLCPGSTSSQEEYAAIKKQYANLLCQECPVSLNLNSLYDYMQDCEKEVAYMREEQNKILKQDWSDQMVDHADIRRQNENFKNNRLLSHESEVNQLQDDGDRLIELKHPAASTVQAHRDTVRNEWQKFLNLCICQETHLDNIEEYKWYQLDADTLSESLSKLGSFVDAKALNGKTSTEIQMQLEAEERPLQRNEQLLADLRKRSTSITPLKLRHTPPSKTTTVESLCDWKTPKLDFSQASLNRGDLFNLKSNTDNDNWEVQYNYGTIKKIPGVCFMIPPPDPDAINGVDL; encoded by the exons ATGCAGAAGAATGCAGACACTGTTGAGAAAGATGTACTGCTAGCAGAAGAGCTGCTACTCATA GATGCTGACAATGAGAAAAATGTTAGGAAATTACAACATCAAAAGGAAACAGCAGACCTCTTAGGCCGGGCAGAGGGGCTTCTAAAAGATCTGTTCCTGGATATGGACAAAGCCAAGAAAATGAACCACCCTCAGGCTGGAGAAATAGAGAATGA TGTAAGTCGTCTTCATGAACGCTGGCTGAAAGACTGTTCCCTTTACCGAGAGCTGTATGAGCCACTGAATGAGGTTGAACTACAGCCAAGAATTAACTGGGCTCTGGTGCTGAACCAAAAACAG AAAGAGGCAAGCAAAGAGGAGTATGGCCCCACTCTGGCTGACCTGAAGAAGCAGATTGCAGCTCATAATATCCTTCATAAGGAGATTGAGTCTTACAACAACCAGCTATGCCCTGGATCAACCAGCTCCCAG GAGGAATATGCTGCCATTAAGAAGCAATATGCTAACCTACTG TGCCAGGAATGTCCAGTCAGTTTAAATCTCAACAGCTTGTACGACTACATGCAAGACTGTGAGAAGGAGGTGGCATATATGAGGGAGGAGCAGAACAAGATCCTTAAACAGGACTGGAGTGATCAGATGGTTGACCATGCTGATATCCGCAGACAGAATGAG AACTTCAAGAATAACAGGCTGCTGTCCCACGAAAGTGAGGTCAACCAATTACAGGATGATGGAGACCGACTGATTGAGCTAAAACATCCTGCTGCCAGCACTGTTCAG GCCCATAGAGACACTGTGAGGAATGAATGGCAGAAGTTTCTGAATCTTTGCATCTGTCAGGAAACACATCTGGACAATATAGAGGAGTACAAATGG TACCAACTGGATGCAGATACTTTGTCTGAGTCTTTATCTAAGCTTGGCTCCTTTGTTGATGCCAAAGCACTCAATGGCAAAACCAGCACTGAAATTCAGATGCAGCTTGAG GCTGAGGAAAGACCTCTACAGCGCAACGAGCAGCTGTTGGCTGACCTGAGAAAGCGAAGCACCTCTATCACACCACTAAAGCTTCGTCACACTCCTCCAAGCAAAACTACCACTGTTGAATCTCTGTGTGACTGGAAAACTCCCAAG CTGGATTTTTCTCAGGCTTCATTGAACAGAGGAGACCTGTTTAATCTGAAGTCCAACACAGACAATGACAACTGGGAGGTTCAGTACAACTATGGAACAATCAAAAAAATCCCTGGAGTTTGTTTTATGATTCCTCCACCTGATCCTGATGCCATCAATGGAGTTGacctgtaa